The segment TAATGGGGTCAAACCAAAATATGCATTTTTATGCGCGCTCCCATCATTTATCTGTTGCAAAATGCATATTTTGGTTTGACCCCATTATGCGTTTTCTCAGGAACCAGGTGTCTGACCCCTTTAACAAAAGTTAAAGTTGATGGAGGCGTTCTTCGATGAGCGCGATCTCGTCGAAGCGCGGGCCTTTTGACAGCAGTACCCTGTCCCTGTGGCCCTTCGCTTTCTCGCGACGCTGCTCTAACGCGCCCAGAACCACAAACCGCCTCGCCGCGTTCATCATCATCGTCTTTGAAACCGCTTCCTGCCGCGTAATCGCGCCTTCTGAGAGCATCAACTCGCCCTCGGCAAAACATCTCTCTACAAAGTCATCACGTGATATGCTCCCGTCGCATATCATGCCCGCCGCGCGCGCCGCGACCGTGTAGCCTTCGACGTAGGACTCGAGAAGCGAAGCAATCACACGCTTCTCATCGACGCTCTCATCGAGAAGCGCTGTCGAACGCTCTTCCGCCGCGCCGAACACAAACTCCTCATCAAGGAGGTCTCTTAAGAACGCCAGGTTTTCATGCTGAGCGCGCGGCTCACAGCCCCGGCTCGCGATCGCATCGAGCGAAGCGTCTAAAAAATGATTGAGCGGTATATTCTTGTTGTACTCGAGGAAACGCCTTCCATTCCCATCAACGCTCAAGCCGTCCTCTCCGTCGCGGCTATCTCGCGAAACATGACCCTCGGACGCGAACCAATCTATCGCGGCAATCACGCCGTCCATGTCGGCGTCAACGGCCATCGGGCAACCACGGCTTCGCGCAAAATCAAGAAGCGTTCGCGCCGCGCCGCGCGCTTCAGCCACGGAAACCCAGGTGGTGGTGGTGGCGAGTATCGAGCTCGCGGCAAGCGATCTGGCCGTGATCGGCGTCACGTTGTTTATGCTTTCACATGCAGCCAGCGCCGCCGCTTCGAGCTCAGCGGTGTCGACTGTGGGCTTCATGCTCAAAGGAGGCCCGAATTTCACGTACGCCCGACCAAGTTTAGTGTTCATCGACTTGTAAATTCGCCCGAGTCCCTTGACGCTCTCAGAAACTTTTTTCCCTCCCGCCATCTCTTTCACATGCGCGTTCTCCTCCGGAACTTTCTCGTAGCCAAGGTATGTCGGCACGAGCTTGATCTCCTGGCAAATGCCCATCTTCATTGAATCGGCGAAGATCTCCAACAGGCCGGTCTTTGGCTTCGCGAGCTTGCCGTCACGGGAGCGCGTGCCCTCGATATAGATCACCGTAATGTAGTTCTCGGCAAGCAGATACCTTACATACGCGGAAAATACTTCGGTATACAGCGTCTCGCCCGCGAATGTCCTGCGCATGTAAAAGGCGCCCGAGTGCCGGAGCAGCCATCCCACCGGCCAGAAATCCAGGTTGCGTCCGGCAGCCTGGTGTGGAGGAACCATCCCAGAGTGGAAAAGCGCGTAGCCAATCAACAACGGATCCACGTAGCTCTTGTGCGAGCATATGAGGATGAGCCTCGAGCGGCTGTCGCATTCGGACAGGAACTGTATGCCGGCGCGATCCACCTCGAGATCGGTCAAAAACCGGTCGAACAGGATATCCACCGCGCGCGCAAACCAGCGCACTACTCCGACCCGATAGTCGGACGCGATCTCATCGACATAGCTTTGCGCCTCGTCCAGGACGGCCTCGCGCGTGGCGCATCGGTCGAGCGCGTACTCCTGCATGTAAGAGGCCAGCACGGGATCCGCGAGGACACGTCTCTTTGCCTCCCTCGTCGGCACGGCCGGTGGTCCCGCGCATGCCCTTTGCTGCGACTCGATATTTCCCATCAACTCACGGCGCAGGATCGCGGATTGCTCCGAAAGCTCGAGCCCGTCTCGCGACTCACACCACTTCGAGAGCACAAACGGCCTGCAATTCTTCACCCTCCCCGTGCGGAGCATGTGCGCGCAAGAAAACGCTTTCCTGATAATGTTCTGTGGCAAGATACGGTATGCTCTGATCACCGCCGACGCGCTCGCAGAGTTCGGCGTCAACTGATGCGAGGTGCGCGCGACGGGAACCACCGTCAGTGACACGTCGCTTTTCCGCTGTATCCGGATAAGCTCCTCGAGGCGATCCGGGCCTTTCTCGTCGGAGCGGGTCTGTCGCTCGAAATTCTTCAGTGACTTCGCGGACCTGTTCCCGGATTTCCCGCCCGCGGGGCCAACCTCGACGACATTGATCTCGCCCGCGTGCCTGAGCCGCGCGGCCAGCACTATCTTCTGCCAGTAGCTCGCTCGTTGCATGATAAATATGTTTAGCGGAGATGCAATCACCCAGCTCGCGCGATTGGGCTCGCCGGTGATTCGCTTTCCATCGTATGAGCCCTGCTCGAGCGGGCGCATGAACCTGGCAAGCCCTTTGATGACAACCCTCGCAACGGGGTTCGGTTTCCACGCAAAGACAAAAGAGACTACATCAACTGTCTCGCGGAAATCCAGTTCTACCCCGTCCCGGGCGAGCAACGCTTCAACCGCTGTTTCCAACCTGCCAACCTCTTTCAATTCTGGTCACCGGCACGCCGGCGGTTGCCTGATTCTTCCTCCTGGCGCGAGCCAGATCCAGCAACGCCTCCAATCTGGTTTCTACTCCCGCCCTCCCTGTCTGTTCGTCTATGGTCAAGGAGAGCACCGGAATGTCCTGTTCGGATGACAGGCGCTCGAGCACTCCCTTCGCTATGATTTCCGGCATGCAGGTAAACGGCAGGAAATGCGCCACCGCGTCAAAGCCTCTTTTCGCGAAGAGCGCGGATGCCCCTACCGACAGAAGCCCATCACCGCCAACCTCGTGTGAGAGGTACGGCGAGGCGGCGCGCGCGATAGATCGCTTGTTGTATCCAAAGACGGGGTGCCGGCCACCGGGATATACCGTATCCGCGATATTCGTGGAGCGCTCCACAACCACTCCCCGTTTGCCAAGCCAGCGGTCTATGTCAAAGTTGAAATATGGCTCGAGCACCACAAATATTTCGCCAACCAGACCGATCGTAAGATGCTCTCGCTCATGGTCAAGCCGAACCACACTGAAACGCTCCTGCGCCTCAGCGCGCGCGCGTTTGATCTCTTTCCTGCTGAACGCCTGAGAAACTATCGCCCTGGCGTCATCCAGTGCGCTGTTGACCGCGCCGGGTTCCGCCTCGAGACCGCGCATAGCCTGCGCCCACTTCTCCAGAGTGTCAAAGACAACGACCTTGGCCATGGCGTTTGACAGCTCACGCGCGAGTTTTCCTATCGATATCTGAGTAGCCGGAATGATCGACCTGATGTCATGGTAGAAAACGGAGAAGCCAACAGATGGCGGATCGATCACGCGCATCTGAAACTCGTAACCTTCCCGCTCGAGGATGCGCCGCTGTATCTCACCGTAGTAACCGAAGCGGCAGGGACCTTTGCCCCCAGCCGTAACCAGGGTGTCCACGCCGGCATCGAGCATCTCCGTGAAGCTGCCGAGAACCGCCTTCAACGGCAGGCACGCGAACTCAGGGGCAAGCGCGACGCCCCGCTCCATGACCTTCTCGGAAAACGGCGGCGTCTCCATGAAGTCAAAGTCAAACCGGGCGGCGAGATCTTTCGCGATGAACGGCAGGTTTCCCATGCGTGGAACTGCTATTTTAATGTGACTTCACCTCGCACGTCTGCGTAACGCGCATATCAGAAAGTAGTCGCTCATCCATCGGGTTGCGCGATTCACGAGACGGTGCCTGTCCCGCGCGCGCCGCGGCGCGCGAAGCGTGCCTGAGCATATCCACAAAAGCCTCCAGCCTGGTTACCATGCCGGCTTCGGCGGCGTGCTCGTCAAGAGTGATAGTCATAAGGGGAACGGATCCCTCGCGGGATAACTGATCCTCGAGCAGCGCGCCCACCATCGACCCGGGCCCGCAGGCAAAAGAGGTCACAAAAAGAATGCCCGACACGGCCCGGGCACGGCTCCAGTGCAGGGCCGCCCCGGCAAGGTGGCTCTCGAAGCCCCAGAAAACCCTTCTGGACAGGGTTTCAGCTTGCTTGCGCGCCACACGCGCATCAACCTCGTCAACCGTCACCGGCGTGGCGCCCATCGCCCGAAGTTTATCGAGCATCCCGAGAGACACGCGCCCATCGTGCATGTTGTAGAGGTGTCCGGCGACACCGATTGACATATCAGGTTCAAGCAATCCGTTCTCCTCGCCAACCTGTTCGGTCTGCTCTGCCCGCTCTGCCTGCTCGAGAGCGCGAAGCAACTTGAGAACAGCCGCCGCCGAACGCGCTCTTCCCGCCCCGAAAGCGCGAGCCGCAACGTACCACTCCCTCGCCCAGAGCGACCACCTGTCAGCGATGTCCATCCTCGGGGCAACCACCATAGGGAGTTCGCAATCAAGGGCGCGCGCCAGATCCGGGAGGCCCAGGAACTTCGGGCACGAGCAGGTTCCTTGTCTCTGGCTCACTACCCGGGGCACGAGAACAGCGTCAACGCTGTCTTTCAGTGAAAGCATGTGTCCGGAAAATACTTTTACGGGCAAGCACGTCTCATTGTCGGCCTTGACCGCGCCGTTAGTGATTATTTTGCCCGTGGTCTCACCAGAAAGAACAGGCTCGACCCCGATAGACTCGAGGAACTCGAACCAGCAGTCACCGTAGTGATGGTAAAGAAGCGCTCTTGGAATTCCAACTTTCATCTTAAAGTCCCACCTCGTGTTTTGATTCAGAGCTTTTATGCGTCTGGCAGGCCGGCGTCTTGCCTGTGATCAAAGGAGCGCCGGCGTTTTTCAGGGAAACGCCGCGCGCCGCGTCGAGCACGGCGACAGGATCAGAGTCGCCGGACATAACCGACCGGATAGCCTCGAGCAGTGGCATCTCCACCCCCATTGAGCGCCCGCGGCTGAGTGCCTCACCGGCGGTCTGCGCCCCTTCCTTCACTCCCCTCACTTTCTCCTCGCTCGCACAAGCGCCTACGACAATGCGCCCAAAGTCGTGATTCCGGCTCAGTGGCGACACGCACGTGGCTATGAAGTCGCCAACGCCGGCAGGGGTCGATATTACACCTGTATCTCCGCCTGCCGCCCGCACGAACAGGGCCGTTTCCTCGAGCCCTCGCCAGATAATCGTGGCCATGGCGTTGGCGCCCCAGGCAAGACCGTCCGCCATGCCGCAGCCAACCGCGTAAACGTTCTTGAGAGCGCCGGCTACCTGGGCGCCGATCGGGTCATGGTACGGCAACAGGGTCAGCAGTGGGTGCCCGAGCGCGCGAATCGCGTGTTGCACCTTGTCCACGTCCTCTCCAGCGATATTCGATACAGCCGGCTTGCCAGCGCAGATCTCGCGCGCGAGGTTCGGGCCCGAGAGAACGAGCGGATCATCGTGCCTGCTACGCCACATGGGATCGAACGCGGTAAGTTCCTCCCGCCACACCTCCAGGCTCAGAAGCCCCGTTTCCTTCTCGAGTCCCTTTGTCGCCAGCACAAAACGCGCGTCTTCGTCACAGAGAGCTATTACTTTCCGCGCCACTTCACGGGAAACATGAGACGGCACAACGATCACGATCATCGAAACACCTTTGAGCGCAAGCTCGAGCGACTCTAAAGCAATCACGTTCTCCGGGATCACAAAATCATCCAGGTAACGCGCATTGGTGTGAAAACGTCTTATCTCCTCGACCGCTTCACGCTCCGGAGTGTAAAGATTTACGCGCTTGAAGTTTGACGCCTCCAGAGCGGCAAGCGTCGTGCCCCACGCTCCGGCGCCGATGACCGCCAGGACATCGCCTTTCTTTTTCTGATCTGGTTTGCCTCGCTCGCGATGCATTCTCACTTCCTCACGTTGCGTAAAGTGGCATCCGGCCCACTCGTTGAACTGTCACACTGAGCTCGCCGCCGCGAATTTTTCCTTGCCTTCTTTCCCGATAATCCACCTCTGAATCGCCAGCGCGAGTCCGATCGCGACTCCCAGGCTGGCCGCGGCGACCCACAAAAGAGTGTGGCGGACACGGGGCTCCTCCGCCGGTTCCGCGGTCGCGCCCGTTGATCCCCCGGCGAGCCTGGCCATCACCAGCGACGCGAAATCGGAAGGCGCGCTGAGGCGCCGCATCTCCGAGAGCGCCTCGACTACCGCGCTCATGCGCTCCAGAAATGCGCCGCATTCCCCACAATCTTTAACGTGGCGCCTCAAAAACATCCAACGAATGCGGCTTGTGTGTCCATCTCCGAGTTCCTCGATGGCGTTCTGCGCCCTTACGCATTTCCTGTCCTTTTCTCCCCGGCCGTCTCGCACGTTACATCACTCCCTCCAGCGCGCCGCAAAGGAGGCCCCGGGCGCGGTGTCCCCATGTCTTAGCGGTGTTCCTTGGAACCCCCAACGCTTTGCCTATCTCAGAGTAGCTCATGCCTTCCATGTGATGAAGAATCACCACGGCCCTGTAGTTGTCCGGCAACTCCGAGAGCGCCTCTGAGATGATGCCCGCCGTCTCGTTCGAGACGCTGACATTCTCCGGGATGTCGGTCTCAGGGCCTGGCGGGTCAAACGATGCCCATGAAACCTCGCTGGAGTTGATAGCGCCCGGCCTGGGTTTGGACCCCAGTTCTACCGGCATGTCACGTCCGCGTCCGCGCTTCCGCAAGTTGTCGATCGCCGAGTTCGTCCCTATTCGCAGCAACCACGTTCGAAACGGCATGGCGGGCTTGTACGTGTCAAGCCCCCTGTACGCCTTTATGAACGTCTCTTGCGCGAGATCCATTGCCTCCTCACTGTCGCCTACCATTCTGTAGGCAACTCCATAAACCTGGTTCTGATACTTGAGCACCAATGCCTCGAAAGCGAGTTCATCCCCTCTGCGGCACTTCTCGACCAGACGCGCGTCCTCTCTCCCGTCCCGGGAAAGCCTGCCGTTCGGCATACCTGTTCTTATTCTGTGGCCAGCCAACTTTATGCGCTCATTCTTTCTTACGTTAAGCTACGTCAAGTGGATTCAATTATAATGGGTTCGCTTGATTATACGGGGTTTTGTTGTCACGGACACCCGAAAACAACGACAGGAGCGCCGAATTGGAATTTTCACGCGAAGAAACGGTCAAGAAATTCAAATCGAAAGGTTATGACGTTCTCGTCATAGGCGGAGGCATAACCGGCGCGTGCATCGCCCGGGACGCGGCGTTGCGCGGCTTCACCTGCGC is part of the Candidatus Anoxymicrobium japonicum genome and harbors:
- a CDS encoding CoA protein activase, with the translated sequence MGNLPFIAKDLAARFDFDFMETPPFSEKVMERGVALAPEFACLPLKAVLGSFTEMLDAGVDTLVTAGGKGPCRFGYYGEIQRRILEREGYEFQMRVIDPPSVGFSVFYHDIRSIIPATQISIGKLARELSNAMAKVVVFDTLEKWAQAMRGLEAEPGAVNSALDDARAIVSQAFSRKEIKRARAEAQERFSVVRLDHEREHLTIGLVGEIFVVLEPYFNFDIDRWLGKRGVVVERSTNIADTVYPGGRHPVFGYNKRSIARAASPYLSHEVGGDGLLSVGASALFAKRGFDAVAHFLPFTCMPEIIAKGVLERLSSEQDIPVLSLTIDEQTGRAGVETRLEALLDLARARRKNQATAGVPVTRIERGWQVGNSG
- a CDS encoding RNA polymerase sigma factor SigW (Member of the extracytoplasmic function sigma factors which are active under specific conditions; binds with the catalytic core of RNA polymerase to produce the holoenzyme and directs bacterial core RNA polymerase to specific promoter elements to initiate transcription: this protein is involved in detoxification and protection against antimicrobial) → MAGHRIRTGMPNGRLSRDGREDARLVEKCRRGDELAFEALVLKYQNQVYGVAYRMVGDSEEAMDLAQETFIKAYRGLDTYKPAMPFRTWLLRIGTNSAIDNLRKRGRGRDMPVELGSKPRPGAINSSEVSWASFDPPGPETDIPENVSVSNETAGIISEALSELPDNYRAVVILHHMEGMSYSEIGKALGVPRNTAKTWGHRARGLLCGALEGVM